ATCTCTAGGCAAAATCCAAATCTTCCATTTTTTTCAACAAGCTGGCGGCTTTTTCACGGATTCTTGATTTTTCGACGCCCCATTTAAGACTTTGGGTTTTAATAGCGACCAATTCTTCGATATGGTTTTCAAGAACCGCCTTTTCTTCTTCCCATTGCTCGCGGTCTTTTCCCGCATTTTCGAGACGCTCCTCTGTATCGCGGAGCGCTTGCTCCAGTCGGCTGTTTTCCTGCACCAGGAAATCCAGTTTCTGGTTCAAGGTTTCAACGACGGCTTCCAAGCGTGTAAACAATTGTTCAGGCATAATCGAATCCTAGCGCCAGCATAAAATGCTGTCAATCGCCATTCCCTGCTACGAAAACTAAAGGCGCATTAACAAACTATTCGCGTAGCGTCGCGCCCAGCTTCTCGGACAGGGTGTTGACAATTTTTTCAAAAATGGGGTTGATCTCATCATCCGAGAGCGTGCGGTCGGGCGACTGAAACGAGAGCGAATAAGTCAGGCTCTTTTTGCCTTTTTCAATCTTTTTACCCTCGAAATGATCGTACAAATCAATCCGCCGCAACAACGGCCCTCCGGCGGCGCGTATCTGTTCGGTCAAGGCTCCGGCCTTAACCGCCCGGTCGACCAGCACGGAGATATCGCGGTACACTTCGGGAAATTTCGGAATCGAATGAAATTTTGGAGGCTCGGGCAATCGCTCCGTCAGCGCGTTGAAATCCAACTCGAACGCATAGGCGACATGCGGCAATTCCCAGGCGCGCTGGATGGCGTCGCTCAAGGCTCCGATATAACCGACGACGACTCCGTCGATCAGGCAGTCGGCGCCGCCGGGCGCCAGGAAGTCCCGATCCGTCGCTTTCAATTCTATAGTCATCCGTAAATCGGAGATCGCAGTCTCCAAAGCGCCCTTGATGTCGTAAAAATCACAGGACGCGCCGCTTTCCTTCCACACATTCGGTTCATAGGGGCCAACCGCCAGAGCCGCAAGCGCCGCTGTTTCTATTCGTTCGCCCGCCTCTGTTCGATAAAAAATAGCGCCCTGCTCGAACACCCGCACCGGTTTCTGGCCGCGACTGATATTGCCTTTCGCCGCATTCAGCAATCCGGGAAGCAAACTGACGCGCATGACGCCCAACTCTTCGCTCAGAGGATTGTTGAGGGCGATGCACTGCGCCGCCTTGGGAGCGAAGGCGGACATAAAATAGCGCGCCTGTTTCTCCGCGCTGAAACTGAAGTTCACCGCTTCGCAATAACCCGCCTGACTCAGCGCGTTTCTCGTTTGCCGAGTCGCCTGCTGTTGCGGCGTGAAGGCGACGGCCTGAATCGCTCCGCGCGGCGCTTCGGGTTCGATGTTGCGGTAGCCGCGCAAGCGGGCGATTTCCTCGATCAATTCGATTTCGCGTTCGATGATCGGCCGAAAGGATGGGATCGTCACTTCAAACGAATCGCCGGATTCGGCGACGCCAAAACCCAGCCGTCTCAAACAATCGCTGATTTCATCGGCGCTGATTTCCGTTCCGAGAATTTGTCGAACGCGGGCCGGTCGCAAGGTCACCATGCGCGCGCCGCTTGGGCGCGAGACCAGGTCGATGCGTCCCTTGCGAATGCTTCCTCCCGCCAATTCGCGGATCAACAGAGCCGCGCGGGCCTGCGCCTGAACCACGCCCTCAAAATCCACTTCTCTTTCAAAACGCATCGAAGAATCGCTTCGAATTCCATATTTCTTGGAAGCTTTGCGCACCGTCGGCGCATGGAAACAGGCGCTCTCCAAAATCACCTTGCGCGTTTTCTGCGTCACTTCACTGCCCTGCCCGCCCATGATTCCGGCCAGCGCCGCAGGTTTG
This window of the Candidatus Nitrohelix vancouverensis genome carries:
- a CDS encoding phenylalanine--tRNA ligase subunit beta — protein: MKIYLDWLKDYVDPELSTEEVGRLLTFGGLEVEAQEQTLLSDGRKADVLELNVTPNRGYALSHMGVARELAALAGTPCKIESPMQALEAVWGPDPIDACLKVTNNEPELCARYSALAIDGVEVKPSPQWLADRLTAIGLRPINNIVDITNYVLMEYGQPLHAFDADLLAGSEIIVRRARSGEAFTALDGTELKLGDDALVIADASKPAALAGIMGGQGSEVTQKTRKVILESACFHAPTVRKASKKYGIRSDSSMRFEREVDFEGVVQAQARAALLIRELAGGSIRKGRIDLVSRPSGARMVTLRPARVRQILGTEISADEISDCLRRLGFGVAESGDSFEVTIPSFRPIIEREIELIEEIARLRGYRNIEPEAPRGAIQAVAFTPQQQATRQTRNALSQAGYCEAVNFSFSAEKQARYFMSAFAPKAAQCIALNNPLSEELGVMRVSLLPGLLNAAKGNISRGQKPVRVFEQGAIFYRTEAGERIETAALAALAVGPYEPNVWKESGASCDFYDIKGALETAISDLRMTIELKATDRDFLAPGGADCLIDGVVVGYIGALSDAIQRAWELPHVAYAFELDFNALTERLPEPPKFHSIPKFPEVYRDISVLVDRAVKAGALTEQIRAAGGPLLRRIDLYDHFEGKKIEKGKKSLTYSLSFQSPDRTLSDDEINPIFEKIVNTLSEKLGATLRE